Proteins encoded in a region of the Flavobacteriales bacterium genome:
- a CDS encoding protein-export chaperone SecB — MNIQLHHTEVLSLALHKIVRDENSGNNKSFEFDFEVLYHDVELDLFCVIFKLMVLHEGDFTLDVQYGAWFKLDENITEEFKTSQFPSINAPAIAFPFLRSFISTLTLNAGFAPAILPSINFVAFNKSNKEG; from the coding sequence TTGAATATTCAGTTGCACCATACTGAAGTATTAAGTCTCGCATTACACAAAATAGTGCGTGATGAAAACTCAGGTAACAATAAGTCGTTCGAATTTGATTTCGAGGTTCTGTACCACGATGTAGAGTTGGATTTGTTTTGTGTCATATTCAAACTCATGGTTCTTCATGAGGGCGACTTCACATTGGACGTACAATACGGAGCTTGGTTTAAGCTTGACGAAAACATCACAGAAGAATTTAAAACCTCGCAATTCCCGTCAATAAATGCTCCTGCGATTGCTTTTCCGTTTTTAAGGAGTTTTATTTCGACCCTTACTTTGAATGCGGGATTTGCACCAGCAATTCTACCTTCAATCAATTTTGTTGCCTTCAATAAGAGTAACAAGGAAGGTTAG